The window CCAAGGCTGACGCGCTCGTGCTCGCCGTGGCCCCCGGGCCGCAGGTGCTGGGGGCGGAGTCGCTCCCCCGCCCGCTGCGGTCCGCGCTGTCACCTGAGGCGCTCACCGCCCTCGGCGTGAGCGGGAAGGCCGACGAGGTGCTGCGCCTGCCCGGTGGCGAGTCCGTGCGCGCCGCCGTCGTCGTCCTCACCGGCACCGGGCCGCTCGACGAGGAGGGCGCGCCGGGCGCGGAGCAGCTGCGCCGCGCTGCGGGCGCCGCCGCCCGCTCGCTGGCCGGCGTCGCCTCCGCCGCGCTGGCCCTGCCCGCCGACGACCTCGAGAGCGCCGCGGCGGTCGCGGAGGGCGCCCTGCTCGGCGCCTACGCCTACCGCGCCCAGCGCGCCCGCACCGCCGAGAGCTCGAAGCCGCCCGTGGCGTCGCTGGAGCTGCTGACGCCGCTGGCGCGCGACCGCGAGCTCGCGGCGCGCGTCGAGCGGGCCGCCGTGCTCGCCGACGCCGTGTCCAGCGTGCGCGACCTCGTCAACGCGCCGCCGAACGAGCTCTACCCCGAGACCTTCGCCCAGGCGGCGCGCGACGCCGCGAAGGGCACCCGGGTCAAGGTCACCGTGCTCGACGAGGAGGCGCTGGCCGCCGGCGGGTACGGCGGCATCCTCGGCGTGGGCCAGGGCTCCGAGCGCCCGCCGCGCCTGGTGAGGGTGGAGCACGCCCCCTCGCGTCCCAAGGCCCACCTCGCCCTCGTGGGCAAGGGCATCACCTTCGACTCCGGCGGTCTGTCGCTCAAGCCGCCGACCGGCATGGTGACCATGAAGTGCGACATGGCCGGCGCCGCCGCCGTGCTGGCGGCGGTGGTGGCCGCCGCCCGGCTCGACCTGCCCGTGCGCGTCACCGGCTGGCTCGCCCTGGCCGAGAACATGCCGTCCGGCACCGCCCAGCGGCCCTCCGACGTGCTCACCACCTACGGCGGGCGCACCGTCGAGGTGCTCAACACCGATGCCGAGGGCCGCCTCGTCATGGCCGACGCCCTGGTCGCAGCTGGCGAGGAGCAGCCCGACGCCCTCGTCGACGTCGCCACCCTCACCGGCGCCCAGGTGGTGGCCCTCGGGTCGCGCGTCAGCGCCGTCATGGGCGACGACCTCCTGCGCACCGCCGTGCTGGCCGCCGCCGAGCGCGCCGGGGAGCAGTTCTGGCCGATGCCGCTGCCGGAGGAGCTGCGCGCCTCGCTCGACTCCCCCGTGGCCGACATCGCCAACATCGGCGACCGCAACGGCGGCATGCTCGTGGCCGGCCTCTTCCTGCGGGAGTTCGTGCCGGCAGGTCCGGACGGCGAGCGCATCCCGTGGGCGCACCTCGACATCGCCGGCCCGGCCTTCAACGAGCACGGGCCCCACGGCTACACCGGCAAGGGCGGCACCGGGCACGCGGTGCGCACCCTCGTGGCCCTCGCAGAGGACCTGGCCTAGAGCCCGCCCTCCTCGCGGCGCTTGCGGGCCGTCCACTCCCGCATGCGCTGCGGGTAGCCGGTGAGGTTGACGTCGTAGACCGGGATGCCGGCGCGGCGCGCGAAGTCGCGCGCCGTCGCCGGGTCCGGGACGCGCCGGCGCGTCCACTCGCCGTCCTGCGCGACGAGCACCACGGTGGTCGGTGTGACGTTGGTCGCAGGCTCCACGTAGGCCTCGACGCCGGTGCGCGTGGCGGCGAACTCCGCCAGGTGGGCCGAGTCCGGCCCACCCCCGCGGCGTCCCCCGCGACCAGCGGCGGGAGGTCGGGACGAGGAGCGGCCGAGGCCCAGGCGCTTGAGCAGACCCACGCGGCACACGGTAACGGCGTCTGGGAGCATGGCGGGTGAGCGCGGCGCGGCAGGGATGCCGCCGTGCCGCCGACACGCGAGTGGAGGAGCATCTGGTGGCCGAGTCTGTCTACGACGTCGTCATCCTGGGCGGTGGCAGCGGCGGGTACGCGGCGGCCTTCCGGGCGGCCGAGCTCGGGCTGAGCGTCGCCCTGGTCGAGAAGGACAAGCTCGGCGGGACCTGCCTCCACCGCGGCTGCATCCCCACCAAGGCGCTGCTGCACGCCGCTGAGGTCGCCGACGCGACCCGCGAGAGCGAGCAGTTCGGCGTCAAGGCCACCTTCGAGGGCATCGACATGCCGGCCGTCAACAAGTACAAGGACGGCACCATCGGCCGCCTGTACAAGGGCCTGCAGGGTCTGGCGAAGGCCCACAAGCTCACCCTGGTGGAGGGCGAGGGCAAGCTCGTCACCCGTGACACCGTCGAGGTGGACGGCCAGCGGTACACCGGCAGGAACGTCGTGCTCGCCACCGGTTCCTACTCGCGCTCGCTCCCGGGCCTGGAGCTCGGTGGGCGCGTCATCACCAGCGAGCACGCGCTCCAGCTCGACCACGTGCCGAACAGCGTGATC is drawn from Quadrisphaera setariae and contains these coding sequences:
- a CDS encoding leucyl aminopeptidase, which gives rise to MTDLRASTTAPARAKADALVLAVAPGPQVLGAESLPRPLRSALSPEALTALGVSGKADEVLRLPGGESVRAAVVVLTGTGPLDEEGAPGAEQLRRAAGAAARSLAGVASAALALPADDLESAAAVAEGALLGAYAYRAQRARTAESSKPPVASLELLTPLARDRELAARVERAAVLADAVSSVRDLVNAPPNELYPETFAQAARDAAKGTRVKVTVLDEEALAAGGYGGILGVGQGSERPPRLVRVEHAPSRPKAHLALVGKGITFDSGGLSLKPPTGMVTMKCDMAGAAAVLAAVVAAARLDLPVRVTGWLALAENMPSGTAQRPSDVLTTYGGRTVEVLNTDAEGRLVMADALVAAGEEQPDALVDVATLTGAQVVALGSRVSAVMGDDLLRTAVLAAAERAGEQFWPMPLPEELRASLDSPVADIANIGDRNGGMLVAGLFLREFVPAGPDGERIPWAHLDIAGPAFNEHGPHGYTGKGGTGHAVRTLVALAEDLA
- a CDS encoding oxidoreductase, whose product is MGLLKRLGLGRSSSRPPAAGRGGRRGGGPDSAHLAEFAATRTGVEAYVEPATNVTPTTVVLVAQDGEWTRRRVPDPATARDFARRAGIPVYDVNLTGYPQRMREWTARKRREEGGL